The following nucleotide sequence is from Coffea eugenioides isolate CCC68of chromosome 3, Ceug_1.0, whole genome shotgun sequence.
aaaattcaatcaattaacCAGTCTATGGAACAGCGAGATGACAAGGCACTAGTAATAGTTTGAACAATAACACATGTAGAGAGATTCACACAAGACACAAAAAATACACGATCTCTCATGGGCTTAAGTCTAAATTATATAGCTTTTAAGACATTAAGGAACATTATTTTTGGAGATcaatttgaaattattcaatgGCAAGGGTAGTTACAAAGGAGTGCCAGCAGTTGATACTGATATGCAATTTTCCTACAGTAAGCAAACATCTTAGATTTTGAGAAGCAATGCACCATCATCGACTTGGTAATCCCacactattttttttattatgttCGAAAGTAAATTCTCCACTTTTGAAGGAAAAGCATCTATAACAGCTTGCTGATCCCAATAACATAAGACTTATGTGGGCATGAGAACTCTATTCAAGATCAACGCAACAAAACCACCAAGAAAGCTTATATGGTTAAATTTATGCATGAGCAGACCAAAACATCCACTTCCTACCCCATCATCCCATCTTTATGACTACCATTCTTAAATATCTTTAAGCTTCAATGGTCCTAACTAATGAAATTAGCCCTCTAATTATAGACTGAAAAATCAATACATCATACCCCCCacccccaccccaaaaaaaaaactacatgaCATTGAACAAATGACCATAACTGCAACAGTGGAAACTTTAGTCCAGTCCTTCCCCTTTCACATAGGACAAAATACAAATCCATTTATATAGTCTCGTTGTACAAGAATAAACCTGGTAAGATTGGTACTAATTCTTGAAAAAAATTGATCTTTATAGTTCATCGCACAAGAAATACGGGAAACCCCcagaaaaatttaaataaaagcCCAATATACATATAAGAAGTTCAattcaaaaaatggaaaagaagatTGGAATAGGATAACCAAAATTCCTACCAAACCAACTCACAGCAGCAGCACCCGTAGCACCAAGAGTGAACGCTCTGAGAGCGTTTGACTTGCATTGCATCAGTATATTTGCTTCTTGACTAGTGATTTTCTCCTGCCAATTGAACCATATCCcaattttaaaaacataagtttAGTTCAAACCCATCTTTTCATTAAAAAGGGTCTCAAGGAAATCATGCGTATAACAAATTAATAACCCATCATTGGAATTCACTAAATAAACAACATAAGGAAAAATCACATATTTCTTGCTGTAATTTCGTAAGACTGATTCTGCAATCGAAATGCAAATAGTCTATACCAGTATTACCTTTCTGAGAACGTTTTCAAGTTCGAAAAGTGCTTCTCCCATCTTGACGTTTCCGATGTTCCCACGGAAAGCTTTGAGAGTCGAATGGGCAATTCAAGGAATCACATTTCTGGTTTTAGTATTTCTCGCGCTCtatatatttttgtgattttttccttttgagtaaatttttatAGCAGTTAAGGACAAGGGAAAATTGCACACAACGTCCTTCAcatttcattaaaaataatttacatacctcatatttaaaatattaattttacgtgTGATTACATTAGTAAGTCAGCCTAATATAGTTTAGACCTGTATTATTTTTGGTGTGAAATCACGCGTGACCTATGCTTTATCAAttttagacatgccaaaatgtCAAATTATGGAACCTAACTAAAGctcgagaaaagaaaaactagatGGGGTAAATCGAAATATTTCAAATGACTTCTATGTTATTTTCCATCATTCCattattttgaagaaaaatataaacaaaTCCATAGGCAATTGGATAAGAAACTATTTAGAATAATACcgtaacactttttttttctgatttggtgtgtgtgagataaaaaagatGGTTAAAAATAGGATTAATGGCAAAATGCACCCTCAACTATCTTTGGATTGCAATTTGCACCttaaaatataaattatagcATTATAATCTCTTAATCTATTAATTAGAAATcagccaagaaaaaaaattctcatgGCATTTTTGCCCCAATATGAGCAAATAAAAAACCTTAAATCATCCATCTATTCTTCTCCCATTCTTTCCCCTCTCTTCTCTCAGCAACAACTCCAATCCGTTTTAATTCCCTATTCCTAGCTCTCTCACTCTTGCTTAATACACCAAAAAGTCATGAGCGTTTTTCAAACTCCCTCActtgctgatttttttttttgttctcaaGCTGTATTTTCCTTGTTCTCAAGCTAAACCAATGAATCAATCAAAATTTCTCTATAACCAATCGCCACCGTTTTTCTTATTCTTGTGTTCTTGGGGTTTATCACTCTGGCTTGTTTTGGATTCTCTAATTTGGTTAGTTTGCAATGACTTTTGTTGGTGTATGATCATGTTGAGGGTTAGTTGTATTCTATGATTGTTGATAAGGAATCTAAGCTGGAATTGTGATGGATATTAGTTTTGAAatggtgtaaaaaaaaaaaaaagagatgaaaatAATGCATAGATGAATGTGCTAAAAATGCATAGATGAATGTAGTTTAATGCAATAATTTAAAGTTTGGGGTGGAAGTTACAAACCGGTAACAGAGATTGCATTTTGCAATTAATCATTAGAAATATtaaaaagtggttgaaaaaatATGTTGATAATGCAAGCAAgataatatttgaaaaaaaaaaaatggtgttaCCAAACACACTGATTACTGAACTGCGTATTCTTCAATGGGAGAGAAGAAATTACCTTTTTGTGGATTAATTAATATTCACTTCACCTTATTAGGCACAAACCATACGAACCTTTAATGCAAAATTTCTTGCCCATTAATTTCATTCAGTTGTATAAGCGATAATTGATGTCTCATCCATGTGATTTTTCCTCCTTGTTCATTTTTTCATGTagaccaaaaaacaaaaaaaaatcaataacaCTTTACATACAAAGTTTTgtataaagaaaaaagagtgtAGCTAGAAAATCATAGTAATATTTCTGGAATGTAGCTAGAAAATCATAGCAATATTTGTGGGTTTGCTCATTCCTTCCTAAGTCTTTGGAGATAAACTCCTTCGTAACAATACTGCACACGGCGCTCGGAACTGCATTAGAGAACAACGGAGACTGAGTAGTAAAATGCactaaaacaaaagaatcaaTCCAACTACTGTTTTTAAGAAACAGTATCATGCCAAAACCTGCATCCAAATCTGAATTAAACAAGAATTTTAGAAACTTCCCAGTTTTGCGAATTGCTGTGGCCAAGACCCTCTAACCTTCTCTACTTCTTTCCATACAGCAACGGCGTTTTGTCATCAACCAGCATATACTGTCTTCCCACGCTTAGTTTGAAAATCGTCCGTCCAAGGTAAGATTTTCAGAATGTTGAAGCATGCTCCAGATTTCTTCAACAACTGACTTTGTGTCTGCTACCAAATCAGTGATCTTATTCTGCAAATCATAGGAAATTGAAGaaccaaaaaaagaaggaaaaaaaaaagagcaaagcACAAAATTTGGATTTTGTTTAAGTGTAAGTGGAAGGTCTTGAATCGTTTCACTCTCTCGTTTCATTCAACCCATCCCTCCTCCCACACATAATTTGAGTATGAGTTACACTAAATCAACAAATTCAGAGGTTTAAAAAGAACCCATATTTTATTTAGCTTAGATTTTAGTTGTAtattgaaaaaatattattcattGCAATTCCAAAACTAATTGAATTTCCTTAATAGCGGtgtattaaaattgaaattgacAATCAGATACACGAGGTTATGACAGCTGATAAAAATGATAAGCAAGCGCTGTTATTTAAGTGGTAAATTGGTAACGCTGAAGAAGGTAGCTAATGCTCCAAAAGCCAGATGTGTTTTGATTGATGCAGATCAAgacgaggaaaagaaaaggagatttgTCTGGCTCTGGAACTGTGAGAAGTTAGCACTTTATTATGCGCTGATTAGAGAGGAAAAGAGATCATTCACTCCAATCATTAAGAACCTTAGGATCTGTGAGGATTGCCAGAACTTCATTCTTTGAGAGAGAAATCATTCTTAGAGATAGGACTAGATTTCTGCATTATAGAGACGGCTCCTGTTCTTGTAAAGATTTCTGGTGATTATACGAACTTTTTACTTGTCTACAAAATTTTCTGAAGTATATTCACATCCACCTCTCAACTGCCCCCAGCTTTTTAACGTACAAGGACTAGTTTCTACCCGTGCATCTTCATGCACATCGATGTTGATAGAACAAAACAAATCCACTTTCTAATTGATCATGCTTCATTTAGGACAGAAGAGACAATCAACCCAAAGCTTCTCACAAGTAATGAGAAGTTTCTCTTCTCATAAGTAGCTAAAACACCGAATTAAAAACCGTCTATGTCGGGATTTTGAGGTTCTGTCCTGTTGAACCGCTGTACTGTTTGCCAAATGCAAATATCAGCCAAAACTCCTGCTGCACATTTTTCAGTTCTCTGATCAGTCTGAATTTCAGAAAGTGCAGTGCTGCTGAAATCAATCTCGAGTTCTCAATTACAGGCCTTTGTTGATACTCGAGAATCCATGTATTTGGATCCAATTGAACAGCAGAAGCACTCCATTTTCCTTGTACCCATGAAGTATTACTGTTTCGAATCAAATACCCCACCTCCCCATTTGTCCACTGTAAAAGAGAGAAaagtcaaggaaagaaaaaggcatATTTCTTTCTGAAACGTTTTTCAGTGAAACGGGATCTTGTAGCATCACAATGATTCAGAAAGATTATGACAGACAACAGAAGAGAACGAAAGACAAATGGTTGATTTAGCTACTTATGCTTTTGGCTGGATTCTCTAGTCGGTTCAAGGAAAAAGGGGGGAAAATCAGAAGTAGGTTACCTCAGTGACTCTTCCTGATAAGATTGTGAATGACCGTGAAGAAAATTCTGCTGTGAGCAATCCAGCTGTCTGCAAAGGCCAACCCCAGATGCTCACCTCTTCTGTCAGGGATTTGTACAGCACATTTCGGGAATTCAAAATAAACCCATCCTAGGCGTTTGTCATACGGGACAGAAGATTCAATAATCAACTAACTAATTATGAATGAATCCCAGAATTGTTCATAAGCatgtaaataaaaaataataatttttaagcGAACCCTAAGAACAATGAACACTGGCCAATAATTAAAATCCGAGAAAATTTTACCTGATTGATTTTCCAGGGAGAACCAACATAGCTATAATGTGAGATCTGCTTACCAACCAAACCCCATAAATCTTTCTTCAAGAACGATAACCTTTCATTCAAGTCCTTAGATACAAGTGATTTCTCGCCCAAAATCCTCACTTTTTCCCGTGATAATTCAGGCCTAAGTATCCCAGAAACCACCCAAGAGAATCCAAATTCCGCAGCCAAAATCAAGCTCAGACCCCACAGCAATCTAATCACAGAGACCCCAAATCTGAAATGTTTCTCCTTTCTCTTCAACTTGTCATGAAAGCAGATTCTTGCAGTGGAATTCAGGGGCGGTGACATCTTAACAGTTTCGGTCCTTGATTTAGGGGTTGAAAGAGTTGAAGTGTTGAATGAGATGGGACTTCTTCGAAGAGTAGGCTTCGAAATTGAACGCTTAGTCATAGAGCCTCTGTAATTGCTTTGGGGCATAAGATCAAGGGTGGCATTCATGCTTTCTATGCACATTTCGCAGTTGCAGTTGGCATCTTTTCGACATCCCGGAAAATAATAGCTATCCCTTGATTCAGATTCCATGCTTGTGCCGGAGCTGGTTGCCGTTGTGGATGATTTTGCAGAAGAATTTGGGGTTAACGGTACTGATTTCATGGTTTCTTGATTCTAAGTTTCGGGGGTCGGTCTTGTTTTCTTTGGGGAGTTGGGGTGTTTTCTCCTGTTGGAGCTGGTGAAGATGAAGCTTTGGAAggtttaaaatttgaattctaaCGGTCATGAGAATGGGTCCAATGATTAATGGGcctttcgtttcttttttttttttttgttatgcgACCTTTGCCAGTACTATTACTATTTGGTGCAACTCACGATGTGGGTTACGGGCCTTCTGATAAAGTagcctaatgatgcttaaaatTCCAATAATTCCTAGTAAAATCATAAAATGTATTCCTAAATACTTGCATATCTCGTGAGAGAGATAAATTACTTAATCTTGAATATTTAATTTTACTATGCAAATTTCCTATCTATACTAGACTTTTTGCTCCTAATATTGGAGATTAAAGGAGCATGATGTATTTGCTCTGgaaaatccatttaattagTGAGTTACAATAAATTAGTTGCACGTAATTCTCCAAAGCCCCCGGCTCTATGAACTTGTTTGTCAAAGCAGTAATTGCTCTCTTTTGAAAATCAAAAGACGAACTAATGTGGGGTTTTGTCGAAGGCTTCTTAATGTCTTTTCGATGTACGAGGTCGAAAGTGCATATATAGAGAGCTCGTAAAAGTAATGTTCACGTTGAATTAAAAACAGAAATGAAAATCAATAATGGCATGGCCCGATATTAAAGACGGGCACCCACGATCTTTGTGAACGCGTTCTTCAATCTCGACAGAAATGAAAATCAATAATGGGATGGCCGATAGTAAAAAGGATCTTTGTGGACGTGTTCTTCAATCTCGacagaaatgaaaatcaacaaTGGATGGCCGATTTTAAAGAGGGCCACCGACGATCTTTGTGGACATGTTCTCCAATCTTGCTTGCTAATCTTAAAGCAAAGAAGTAATCTACTTACCTGCCATATcctgttttttcctttctcgTTTATACCGAACATCATGAATGATAACCATGTGGCATCCTTCCGTGTCTACCCTATTTTTCAATCCAAGCGATTTAGTCTTTCTTGATCAAGAATTTGTCGAGCTAACGTGGAAGAAAATCCCCGCATCGTTAGATGATCTATTAAATAGATAAGGGCCTAATTCAACCAGAACCAAATTAGATAGATAAGATTGTTCCCCGGTGTCAGGGGCAAAAGGacagtttggaaaaatctttgcTAAATTTAACATGCTATATCACTATCGTCTTCTATATATGATTGCATTAATTAACCTGCAAATTTGGTAATGCCCCTCTGGTTCTCATCTTATTTTGGTGTTCTTGCTAAGGACAAGACTAGACgtagtcaagaaaaaaattaatgcgTAACTGGAACTAGCTATAAGT
It contains:
- the LOC113765738 gene encoding uncharacterized protein LOC113765738 — encoded protein: MKSVPLTPNSSAKSSTTATSSGTSMESESRDSYYFPGCRKDANCNCEMCIESMNATLDLMPQSNYRGSMTKRSISKPTLRRSPISFNTSTLSTPKSRTETVKMSPPLNSTARICFHDKLKRKEKHFRFGVSVIRLLWGLSLILAAEFGFSWVVSGILRPELSREKVRILGEKSLVSKDLNERLSFLKKDLWGLVGKQISHYSYVGSPWKINQDGFILNSRNVLYKSLTEEVSIWGWPLQTAGLLTAEFSSRSFTILSGRVTEWTNGEVGYLIRNSNTSWVQGKWSASAVQLDPNTWILEYQQRPVIENSRLISAALHFLKFRLIRELKNVQQEFWLIFAFGKQYSGSTGQNLKIPT